From Triticum urartu cultivar G1812 chromosome 2, Tu2.1, whole genome shotgun sequence, a single genomic window includes:
- the LOC125540100 gene encoding uncharacterized protein LOC125540100 — protein MASFYAAIGFILPFLLTIALPQSTGSPPAAPSTTGSLSIEDACKQTTKLYDLCMATLSPDRSSLTADAVGLTRAAILAVQKNASETATYLTNIDEDDNFNKTAQLQQCLEGCGERYEAAVEQLADATIALDMGAYDESQVLVSAGQAEVKLCQKGCQDSPEHQSILMARNTEVDQLCNITLAIAKLIPR, from the exons ATGGCATCCTTCTACGCAGCCATAGGTTTCATCCTCCCCTTTCTCCTCACCATCGCATTGCCCCAATCTACTGGTTCCCCTCCTGCGGCGCCGTCGACCACCGGGTCATTATCCATCGAGGACGCCTGCAAGCAGACCACCAAGCTCTACGACCTCTGCATGGCGACGCTCTCCCCGGACCGGTCCTCCTTGACGGCTGATGCTGTGGGCCTGACCAGGGCGGCCATCCTGGCTGTCCAGAAGAACGCGTCCGAGACAGCCACATACCTCACGAACATCGATGAAGATGACAACTTCAATAAAACGGCGCAGCTGCAACAATGCCTCGAGGGCTGTGGGGAGCG GTATGAGGCGGCCGTGGAGCAGCTGGCAGACGCGACAATCGCGCTGGACATGGGGGCATACGACGAGTCGCAGGTGCTGGTATCTGCAGGCCAGGCGGAGGTGAAGCTGTGCCAGAAGGGGTGCCAGGACTCACCAGAACACCAGAGCATCCTCATGGCGCGCAACACCGAGGTCGACCAGCTCTGCAATATCACTCTCGCTATCGCCAAGCTTATCCCCCGGTGA